One region of Sebastes fasciatus isolate fSebFas1 chromosome 1, fSebFas1.pri, whole genome shotgun sequence genomic DNA includes:
- the smpd2b gene encoding sphingomyelin phosphodiesterase 2, which produces MTNTDSVNVRVLSLNCWGIRYISKHCPQRYAMIGDMLCKEEHDVVLLQEVWSEKDYLALKKKLACSHPHSHYFKSGVIGSGLAIFSKHRIHDTFLFRYSLNGYPYMAHHGDWFGGKAVGMAVLSIGSLTAKVYVTHLHAEYCRDKDPYLPHRVVQAWELQQFIRHTSAGADVVILGADLNMHPQDLGNRLLRSYTGLRDSYLETAKFDGCEDGMTLIADNPFINKKELCPFEKGIRIDYILFKGSSKTDIYCDFMSTTKGSVPDHPFPYSDHEALTAGLRLETQTPTETGSDGQPKNKDSAAGKVAELVDIVTEARTEVKVGLHCAESMRYTATRTGVMGLALLILELAIAAVPWLALGAEQPFPRTSFYLLAALCFAILLTTFLLYIFYTMELKSLQGAEDQMRLALGSLQEKLRGYPLAQPHNAQRRPPEGHELGASNPEE; this is translated from the exons ATGACTAACACAGACTCCGTCAATGTCCGGGTCCTCTCTCTGAACTGCTG GGGGATCCGCTACATCAGCAAACACTGTCCTCAGCGCTATGCCATGATTGGAGATATGCTGTGCAAGGAAGAACATGATGTGGTCTTATTGCAAGAG gtgtgGAGTGAGAAAGACTATCTCGCCTTGAAAAAGAAACTTGCCTGTAGTCACCCTCACTCTCATTACTTCAAAAG cGGAGTCATCGGCAGTGGATTGGCTATTTTCTCCAAACACAGAATCCATGATACATTTCTTTTTCGCTACTCACTGAATGGTTATCCATACATG GCTCACCATGGAGACTGGTTTGGAGGTAAAGCTGTTGGGATGGCTGTCTTAAGCATTGGCAGCCTGACTGCCAAAGTCTATGTGACTCAT CTGCATGCAGAGTACTGCAGAGACAAGGACCCTTATCTACCTCACAGAGTGGTTCAGGCctgggagctgcagcagttcatTCG TCACACCTCTGCTGGAGCGGATGTGGTGATTCTGGGCGCTGACCTCAACATGCACCCTCAGGACCTCGGCAACAGACTACTGAGGTCTTACACTGGACTACGAGACTCTTATTTAGAGACGGCTAAATTTGAT gGATGTGAGGATGGTATGACTCTAATAGCCGACAACCCTTTTATCAATAAAAAGGAGCTTTGTCCCTTTGAGAAGGGAATTCGAATCGACTACATCCTGTTCAAG GGTTCTTCCAAAACGGACATTTATTGTGATTTCATGTCCACCACCAAAGGCTCCGTCCCTGACCATCCATTCCCGTACTCCGACCACGAGGCTCTGACTGCCGGACTTAGGCTGGAGACGCAGACTCCAACTGAAACTGGAAGTGATGGGCAACCAAAGAATAAGGACTCTGCTGCAG GGAAGGTGGCTGAGTTGGTCGACATTGTGACCGAGGCGCGTACTGAAGTCAAAGTGGGCTTGCACTGTGCCGAAAGTATGCGCTACACGGCAACACGTACCGGAGTGATGGGGTTGGCTCTGCTTATCCTGGAGCTGGCCATCGCTGCCGTGCCCTGGTTGGCCCTGGGAGCAGAGCAACCTTTCCCTCGTACCTCCTTCTACCTGCTGGCTGCATTGTGCTTCGCCATCCTGCTGACCACCTTTCTGCTGTACATCTTCTACACCATGGAGCTGAAATCTCTTCAGGGGGCTGAAGACCAGATGAGGCTGGCTCTAGGAAGTCTGCAAGAGAAGCTCAGGGGTTATCCTTTGGCTCAGCCACACAACGCCCAGCGGAGGCCCCCAGAGGGTCATGAGCTCGGAGCCTCTAACCCAGAGGAATAA